A single genomic interval of Sceloporus undulatus isolate JIND9_A2432 ecotype Alabama chromosome 2, SceUnd_v1.1, whole genome shotgun sequence harbors:
- the LOC121921081 gene encoding MRN complex-interacting protein isoform X1 — MTQQFQVLRCAFCRLFQVQQVKKSKKWNCKVCNEKQSILKVFGQGSGSDCRHHVQKLNLLQGEIQQAPVNNMLRDIEEPIEMSNANTANFKEKLGQQEEKVELFSRWTKYLDKKCEEQEEEALQAEEQAYFSKGDIVKHTRKRKKSDLYTTDTQRHEKRNVSGFTDDVKRFEENSNDSVTVSTKCCGDTTCKNMLIPDVKEHMIHRKNQDPCSKGAGLSKWDKFLLSGKSYTSDVTTSALQKRQETLAETSVVGGNVSADTSGSISFCNYHHAAQQNVAIPCEGAEEVNPIHITLASIPVGRSRKPPSLPSAQFQQRLLNRLPEKTTSTHSTSIVAVSSSKTPPRSFFSIGEDFDDDI; from the exons GTCAAAAAGAGCAAAAAGTGGAATTGTAAAGTATGTAACGAAAAGCAGTCCATTCTAAAG GTTTTTGGCCAGGGTTCTGGATCTGATTGCAGACATCATGTGCAAAAACTGAACTTGCTGCAAGGAGAGATACAGCAGGCACCTGTGAACAACATGCTTAG aGATATAGAAGAACCAATAGAGATGAGTAATGCGAACACAGCTAACTTCAAAGAGAAATTGGGCCAGCAG GAGGAAAAGGTAGAGCTATTCAGCCGTTGGACTAAATATCTGGATAAAAAGTGTgaggagcaagaggaagaagcATTGCAAGCAGAGGAACAGGCCTACTTTTCCAAGGGAGACATAGTGAAACATACAAG GAAACGTAAGAAATCTGACTTGTACACTACCGATACCCAGAGACACGAGAAGAGGAATGTTTCAGGATTTACAGATGATGTGAAAAGATTTGAGGAG AACAGTAATGATTCAGTCACAGTGAGTACAAAATGCTGTGGAGATACCACATGTAAAAACATGTTGATTCCTGATGTGAAAGAGCATATGATACACAGGAAGAACCAAGATCCATGCTCAAAAGGTGCTGGACTTTCCAAATGGGACAAATTTCTGTTATCAGGTAAAAGCTATACTAGTGATGTGACAACTTCTGCATTACAAAAGAGACAGGAGACGTTAGCTGAAACATCTGTAGTTGGGGGAAATGTTAGCGCGGACACCTCTGGCAGTATCAGCTTCTGTAACTACCACCATGCAGCACAGCAGAATGTGGCCATTCCATGTGAAGGAGCAGAAGAGGTCAACCCCATTCATATTACACTAGCCAGCATTCCTGTGGGAAGAAGCAGAAAGCCTCCATCTTTGCCTAGTGCTCAGTTTCAACAAAGACTGCTAAATAGACTGCCTGAAAAAACTACTTCCACACATTCTACCAGTATTGTTGCTGTCTCTAGTTCAAAAACACCACCCAGAAGCTTTTTTTCTATAGGAGAAGATTTtgatgatgacatttaa
- the LOC121921081 gene encoding MRN complex-interacting protein isoform X2: protein MLRDIEEPIEMSNANTANFKEKLGQQEEKVELFSRWTKYLDKKCEEQEEEALQAEEQAYFSKGDIVKHTRKRKKSDLYTTDTQRHEKRNVSGFTDDVKRFEENSNDSVTVSTKCCGDTTCKNMLIPDVKEHMIHRKNQDPCSKGAGLSKWDKFLLSGKSYTSDVTTSALQKRQETLAETSVVGGNVSADTSGSISFCNYHHAAQQNVAIPCEGAEEVNPIHITLASIPVGRSRKPPSLPSAQFQQRLLNRLPEKTTSTHSTSIVAVSSSKTPPRSFFSIGEDFDDDI from the exons ATGCTTAG aGATATAGAAGAACCAATAGAGATGAGTAATGCGAACACAGCTAACTTCAAAGAGAAATTGGGCCAGCAG GAGGAAAAGGTAGAGCTATTCAGCCGTTGGACTAAATATCTGGATAAAAAGTGTgaggagcaagaggaagaagcATTGCAAGCAGAGGAACAGGCCTACTTTTCCAAGGGAGACATAGTGAAACATACAAG GAAACGTAAGAAATCTGACTTGTACACTACCGATACCCAGAGACACGAGAAGAGGAATGTTTCAGGATTTACAGATGATGTGAAAAGATTTGAGGAG AACAGTAATGATTCAGTCACAGTGAGTACAAAATGCTGTGGAGATACCACATGTAAAAACATGTTGATTCCTGATGTGAAAGAGCATATGATACACAGGAAGAACCAAGATCCATGCTCAAAAGGTGCTGGACTTTCCAAATGGGACAAATTTCTGTTATCAGGTAAAAGCTATACTAGTGATGTGACAACTTCTGCATTACAAAAGAGACAGGAGACGTTAGCTGAAACATCTGTAGTTGGGGGAAATGTTAGCGCGGACACCTCTGGCAGTATCAGCTTCTGTAACTACCACCATGCAGCACAGCAGAATGTGGCCATTCCATGTGAAGGAGCAGAAGAGGTCAACCCCATTCATATTACACTAGCCAGCATTCCTGTGGGAAGAAGCAGAAAGCCTCCATCTTTGCCTAGTGCTCAGTTTCAACAAAGACTGCTAAATAGACTGCCTGAAAAAACTACTTCCACACATTCTACCAGTATTGTTGCTGTCTCTAGTTCAAAAACACCACCCAGAAGCTTTTTTTCTATAGGAGAAGATTTtgatgatgacatttaa